Proteins from a single region of Salinibacter grassmerensis:
- a CDS encoding glycosyltransferase family 4 protein, whose translation MRIVDPATWTSGIQIENGTDESNPYRHVGAFLTEFEFQRYRPRPELTRILDEYDLVQVVAGHPAWALVAGNVDQPVALQVATLANVERAMKRQEGGGLIGTWRSWMTKVATWIGDRALHQVDAVFVENDWMYDYVQETAPSTEAVFAPPGMDVDTFVPSSTSFTERDYILSVGRFGDPRKNAPLLFEAYTRIRKALGDEAPPLILAGRTGPSSEAWEVAEQCDVRQHVTFIEDVSYDRLVELYQEAKLFLLSSDEEGLGLVILEAMACGIPVVSTDCGGPSTVVQEEETGRLVPKRDPDRLASEAVDLLQNPSLLREYGQNARKLLVNQFSEEATMREFLDVYEVLLAKTHS comes from the coding sequence GTGCGAATCGTAGACCCCGCAACATGGACCTCTGGCATTCAGATTGAGAATGGAACGGATGAGAGTAATCCCTACCGTCACGTCGGTGCGTTTCTCACAGAGTTCGAGTTTCAACGATATCGACCTCGACCCGAACTCACGCGTATTCTCGACGAATACGATTTGGTTCAGGTCGTAGCGGGACATCCGGCCTGGGCACTAGTGGCCGGAAATGTAGATCAACCAGTTGCTCTGCAGGTTGCCACGCTTGCAAATGTTGAGCGGGCAATGAAGCGACAAGAGGGAGGAGGACTCATTGGAACGTGGCGCTCATGGATGACGAAAGTTGCGACGTGGATAGGAGACCGAGCCCTCCATCAGGTCGATGCGGTATTTGTCGAAAATGACTGGATGTACGATTACGTGCAAGAGACCGCTCCATCGACAGAGGCGGTCTTTGCCCCTCCTGGGATGGATGTCGATACCTTCGTACCGTCGTCAACATCTTTCACGGAGCGCGACTACATCCTCTCGGTCGGACGATTTGGTGACCCCCGAAAAAACGCACCTCTTTTATTCGAGGCGTATACTCGGATCCGAAAGGCTCTGGGTGATGAGGCGCCTCCACTTATTCTTGCAGGCCGGACGGGGCCCTCAAGCGAGGCTTGGGAGGTAGCCGAGCAGTGCGATGTCCGTCAACACGTTACCTTTATAGAAGACGTCTCGTATGATCGGCTCGTCGAGCTTTACCAGGAGGCAAAATTGTTTCTCCTTTCTTCGGATGAAGAAGGCCTTGGTCTCGTTATCTTAGAAGCCATGGCTTGTGGAATCCCCGTTGTGAGTACGGACTGCGGGGGGCCGTCCACCGTGGTTCAAGAGGAGGAAACGGGACGGCTCGTTCCGAAACGGGATCCCGACAGGCTAGCAAGTGAAGCGGTAGACCTTTTGCAGAATCCCTCACTACTTCGAGAGTACGGACAGAACGCACGGAAACTCCTTGTTAACCAGTTTTCTGAAGAGGCCACCATGAGGGAGTTTCTAGATGTATACGAAGTCCTTTTGGCGAAAACACATTCTTAA